The following DNA comes from Buttiauxella agrestis.
ATTGGAGTTAATTCAGAATGTGCGTCTGGTCGGGCGTGAAGGCTTGTGGCAAATAGCCATCGAAAATGGGCGCATTAACGCCATAAAACCCATGGATGATACCCAACTGGAAAGCGAGCAGATTCTAAACGGGCGAGGCGGTCTGGCGATCCCGCCATTTATTGAGCCTCATATCCACCTTGATACAACGCAGACCGCGGGCCAACCGAACTGGAACCAGTCGGGCACTTTGTTTGAAGGCATTGAGCGCTGGGCTGAACGCAAAGCGCTACTGACGCACGAGGATGTGAAACAACGCGCCTGGCAGACGCTGAAATGGCAGATTGCGAACGGCATTCAATATGTTCGCACGCACGTAGATGTTTCAGACCCGACGCTGACCGCGCTAAAAGCGATGCTTGAGGTGAAACAAGAAGCCGCGCCATGGATTGAGGTGCAAATCGTGGCGTTTCCGCAAGAAGGTATTCTCTCTTACCCCAACGGTGAAGCCTTGCTTGAAGAGGCGTTGCGCCTCGGAGCCGACGTGGTGGGGGCGATCCCACATTTTGAGTTCACCCGCGAGTACGGTGTTGAATCGCTGCATATAGCTTTCGCACTGGCGAAAAAATACGACCGCCCGCTGGATATTCATTGTGATGAAATTGACGATGAGCAGTCGCGTTTTGTCGAAACCGTTGCCGCTCTTGCGCTGCGCGATGGCATTGGCGAACGTGTTACCGCCAGCCATACCACGGCGATGCATTCGTACAACGGCGCTTACACCTCGCGCTTGTTCCGCCTGTTAAAGCTTTCCGGAATTAACTTTGTCGCGAATCCGCTGGTGAATATTCATCTGCAAGGTCGGTTTGATAATTACCCGAAACGTCGGGGCGTCACGCGCGTCAAAGAGTTACTTGAAGCGGGCATTAACGTTTGTTTTGGTCATGACGATGTGTTCGACCCGTGGTACCCGCTGGGGACGGCCAATATGTTGCAAGTGCTGCATATGGGGCTGCACGTCTGCCAGATGATGGGGTATCAGCAGATTGACGAAGGTTTAAAGCTGATTACGGAAAA
Coding sequences within:
- a CDS encoding cytosine deaminase, translated to MSKLALELIQNVRLVGREGLWQIAIENGRINAIKPMDDTQLESEQILNGRGGLAIPPFIEPHIHLDTTQTAGQPNWNQSGTLFEGIERWAERKALLTHEDVKQRAWQTLKWQIANGIQYVRTHVDVSDPTLTALKAMLEVKQEAAPWIEVQIVAFPQEGILSYPNGEALLEEALRLGADVVGAIPHFEFTREYGVESLHIAFALAKKYDRPLDIHCDEIDDEQSRFVETVAALALRDGIGERVTASHTTAMHSYNGAYTSRLFRLLKLSGINFVANPLVNIHLQGRFDNYPKRRGVTRVKELLEAGINVCFGHDDVFDPWYPLGTANMLQVLHMGLHVCQMMGYQQIDEGLKLITENSARTFGVKEYGIAEGNAANLIILPAQSGFDAVRRQVPVRWSIRAGKVIATTQLSQTWVMLDEAEEIKFGG